The genomic segment ACCAACTGTGTGGTGGATAATCGCATGGTGGTGAAGATCACAGACTTTGGCTGCAACACCTTTCTCAGCCCCGACCGAGGTGaattcacagtcacactgtgttcactgtttaagtctttcctccttttcctgaCTTCCTCCTTTCTCCATCTGCTCTTCAACCCCCTCCTCTTAGACCTGTGGACTGCTCCGGAGCATCTGAGGAAACAGGGCACCTCTCAGAAAGGAGACGTCTACAGCTTTGCCATCATTGCTCAGGAGATAGTTCTCAGAAAATGCACCTTCTACACTGAGCGCTGCTCCGACCAAGCAGGTGTAATGCAGTTTCACAAGCTCTGTCCAAAATCAATCTAATAATGTTTAACCCTCAAGCACTGAATCAGTGTAGAAGACTCAGTTCCTTTCATTTGATGTGTTTCCTATCAGAAAAGCTGTCCAGGGTCATCAAGTCCTACTTCAGGCCTGATCTAAACTTTGAGACGGCTTCAGAGAACGAAGCAGAGGTAAGTCATTCCTGTGAGTGGGGACTTCATCGAACCCCCTGTGTGTTGTCTTTATAGTGTATGTCCTTTGTCACTAGGTGTACATGCTGATTAAAAGCTGTTGGGATGAGGATCCGGAAAAAAAGACCTGACTTTAAGAAAGTAGAAAACTTTCTGGGGAAAATCATCAGGTAATCGCTGTCTCTTCACATTATTGGGCTCTTGCTGCCGTCCAAGTGTTCATGTTCAGCTTATGGAACtctaaagttgtttttcttgttcttcagTAAAATCCATAACCAGGAAAATGAGAGCTACATGGACAACATGATCAGACGGCTACAGATGTATTCAAGAAACCTGGAACACCTGGTGGAGGAGAGAACGGCCCTGTACAAAGCTGAGAGGGACCGAGCAGACCGACTCAATTTCATGCTGCTTCCTGGGTTTGCAGcttctaatatatatatatacatatatttacagtgtgttaGATGGCCATGTGGCAATATAAAGTAGTTCAAATTGTTATGTAAAACAGAATTATTAACATTAACCAGTGAAGTGAATCCCAATTAGCACATACTGCAGCAGGATGATGGTTGGTGATATCAGGGAGAGGGGCCTGGATCTCGCAGGACTGTGGGCctttaattaaaagaaagcaCAGGGGGGATCATCCcgtctcatctgtctgtgtgcgtgtctcTGTGCAGCCCGGTGGTGAAAAGCCTGAAGGAGACCGGGGTGGTGGAGCCGGAGCTGTACGAGGAGGTGACAATATATTTCAGTGACATAGTTGGCTTCACCACTCTGTGCCAGTACAGCACACCAATGGAGGTCGTGGACATGCTCAATGACATCTACGGGGGCTTTGACAGCATCGTTGACCACCACGATGTTTACAAGGTATTGATAGTTGTGGCACGGACAAATAGGCTGATGGACGGATCAGATCGGAGATGACAGAGCTCCTTCCATCTCCCCTCAGGTGGAGACCATAGGTGACGCCTACATGGTGGCCTCCGGGCTGCCAAAGCGTAATGGGAACAGGCATGCAGTGGATATCTGCCGTATGGCGCTGGACATCTTGGCGTTTATGGGCACCTTCCAGCTCCGACACCTGCCTGGTATCCCTCTGTGGATACGCATTGGCGTTCACTCAGGTAGACAGCACTAAGCTGCTTGTATGTTATCGACcaattagaaaatgttatttgttgCATTCATTCCCCAAACCCCCCCCCCTGCAAACTTTGTAACCAGATGAAGAAAATACAGtgagtattgtgtgtgtgtgtgtgtgtccaggtccCTGTGCAGCAGGTGTTGTGGGGATAAAGATGCCCAGATATTGTTTATTTGGAGACACAGTCAACATAGCCTCTCGTATGGAGTCCACAGGCCACCGTgagcagagaaataaacacacacatgcatggagACATCAAACTGATTTCCACTGACATTTGTGAAGCTAAATTCTATGATGCAGCCGACAGACATTAGCACTGCACTGAgtactgtattattttaatgcaattaAGCGCATCTACCAATCAACCTAATCCAATAAATGTGCCACAGTCATGCTTCTTGTTTTATCTTATCCTATCCTCCATATCCTCCAGCCCTGCGGATCCACGTCAGTCAGCCTACTATAGATATCCTGCAGAGGACAGACTGCGGGTTTGAGTACGAGATCAGAGGAGAAACAAGTCTGAAGGTAAAGATGGAGCTCTTCATTACATGTGTTACTTAGTCAAATGAATAGATctcaaataaatgcagagagCACTGCAGTGTTCAtctataagtgtgtgtgtatttggctTCTCCAAGGACAAAGGAACAGAGACAACCTACTGGTTGACAGGTGAAGTTGGTGAAGACTACAACCTCCCAACTCCACCCACGACGTAAGCAACGAGGCACCAATATCATATGTTGTAAAGAAAGCTTCAGACCAGTCGCCTGACTCTCTGTTCCTGCTTTGCCAGAGAGAACTTTCATCGGCTTCAGCAGGACCTCGCTAACATGATCCTGTCGTGTCTGGAGCGCCGCTGTCGCGGGTCTGTCCGCAGGAAGAAGCTGATCCCCTGTCAGAAGACGCAGGACGAGGACAAGGACCAGGAGTCAGAGGTGGAGTCTGAGAGCGACCATCCTGAGTATCTGCATCTGGCCACTGTGGACAACACGCTCAGCACCTTCCTGTAGGACAAACGTGACTGGATCTTACTGCATTAGTCAGTTGGAGTGCAAAAGAAACCAGCAGATGGAGGCAGAAAGGATTCATGTAATGTATAATGCAACATGCAGGTGTTGAATAATCTAAAATAAACGTGTGTACTAAACATGCTTTTATGTAAGACCTGAgtctcagtaaaaaaaaagacgtcCTCTTATTGGAGTGTTGCATAAGATAGATTAggatatttgcttttatttggaCAAATTAATCCGATCACATTATCAAACTCCtcatcagtgcagcagcaggcagagaCGTGAAGATAACAGAGTCAAGCATAGATGTGACCTGCTTGTTAAGAACTCATCTGTTCCAGGAGCAGAGCAGATCCCTGTAAACGACCTCTGTCCTGAAAAAGAATCACTGCAAGTTTTGTTACTTCCCAGAAAGCAGCAGATAACCACGTACAacaacactgtgactgtgttatGACAGTAATGTCTACCTCCCAAAAACGAGACACTCAAATCTCTATTTTAAACCAAAGGCCaaggtttgtttattttgaggactgtgacattcatttatataaatgttCAGGTCCTGATGAAATGCAGATCGGTGAAATCATAACGCAGCATTTTCTTCGGCCTACACAGGTTTATCTGAGGCATGAGTACAATTCATGTGTCACATTGTTTTATCTATACAGAGTACAGAGAGGCTgtacagcagagaaagaaaccCCAGCATAGGATAAAAATGTCTCACGTGCTGTTGCAAAGAGGACTGCTATGTACTTTGACACATGAAATGCTAAGTAGAAACACACTGTACTAAACAGCAGAAATCATTCAACAGtgtagaaatgaatgaatgtagtGGATGTAACAGGGGTTTGATTTAAAAGGAAAACCCTAACCTCTGCTGTTGGGCTAACATCTGTTCAACAGCATTTATGTGAACCAAGACTTCAGTAAACCTGAtacatatatttctatatacagttaaGATCATCAGGTTagtgaaatgtaaaagtaattattcaagtagaaaaacaaaaaacaaaaaaacaaaagcaatccACCCACAGATGACACcatccctctcctcccttcactagaaaaaaatgtcaaattgttcctgtgtaacattttaaaagaaacctcaaaaataaattagaaaacaaacattaaaaaaaaaaaacaacaaatcagaataaaaatgaaaaaacaaaacacagagctgtgtgaACCAGCTTCACCCTCTACGCTCGGTACGTGCACTCTGTTCATCTCTACTTACACCAGTACGATTCAGAGCAAATGGAAGAATGTTACACACATGTCAAACACCTTGACTCTCAGTGAAGTCACAAACTACCCATTATTTCACTAACATATATATAACAGccatttaaaatgacatataATAACACCTATGATCATTTTgacatgtcagtgttttgacGCTTGAACTCAAGGCACCGaatgatcaaaaaaaaaaaaaaaaaaaaagctgaattaacaaaacaatgtttgtgtCTTATCCTTTCTGCTAATTTCACCTGTATGACTGTAATAAGTTCATTTTAATAAGTGAATAACTGTAACTTTtgtaacatttactgtactttgATAAGTACAGATTTCATGGACCTCCTTCTGGAGGTCCATGAAATCTGTTTGTATTTATCGTAAATGGACAAGACACTTCATCTTACAAGCACATATAATATGCCTATTTTTAATTGAGTGATCAAAGTGTTATTAAACATTTTGCCAACTATTATCCTAATTCTTGATTGTCTCGCACTGTAACTAACTGCTTATTGCAAATCAGAGTCAGAAACAATCACTGTGGTGATAGTAGACCTCTGCAAGCAGAGCCAAACTAATTTAGACCAAGATACATTACAAGGACCAAATTATCCTATAATtgatatttttcttattgtcaactAATTTCATAAAAGACTAAAAGATAACTATGGCCCTATTCTATGAGATGTGTTTTAATCTGTGTCTCAgaatgttttactttatgtaaaAAGAGGAGTAATGTAAGCTAAAAACAATGAAGATCAGCTGAGTGTATCTGAACATTAATGAAAACGTCGCTCCTGTCCcatttcattcatcattatGTCACAGGATGCTGGAAAACAGTTAACTAATTTAGCTTATATGCtaatctttctttttaatgtttttactgttatgGTTGTTCGACTATTATCACTGTGGATTAATTAGTGTAGTTATTTAAGCCTCCACAAAAAAGGAGTCGAGGTCCCGTCCCGGTTCCATGTTGCCTTCTGTTCTCCTGGGTATTTCTTATGTTTTCTGATGAGCAAcgatttaactttttttcttgcgtaacttttttttattacggactaataaaaattgaaaactttatttttaagattAAAGTTCAGTTCTTTAACCCTTTTTTCAACAACTACACCTCCACAGTTTTACAATACAATAACTGTGCTGTCAAACTCTAATAGGAGGTACATTTGCTGAATGACAACTCAAAACAAATTCATTACACACATTATACAAGATTGTTGTTGTGCCACAAATTAGAGTGGGGAAATCAAATTTGTTCTGAAATCCCACTATTATCAAAGCCTCCTGTGTCTTACACCTGCACGGCTGCAGGTCTGCAGAGAGTTGATAATGTCAGTGCTCATTTTAACAAACACTGATGACACTGCGACTATGACTATTACAGAATGATGCACCTCACTCTCCTGTTccaccctctcctccccctgAGTTTGATTTCCTCCCTCCAcgcttctctgtctctctctgtaatGTCACCAAAGTCGGCTCTGGATCCCGGCCCGGGACATCAGACTGAAaagacactgctgctgctgagcatGCACGGGCAGGAGGTGACACAGGCGCACCAGCACGCAACAGGGTGCTGATTCAGgtgaaaaatgtacaaatgccTTTCTTAGGTGGCCAGTTAATAGTGTGCAACACTcgcatacatacatattttcaCTTAACATAATTtcagaacagtttttttaatgatcAACTTGTCTTTTAAGTTGATAAACCTGCATTAGCAAAGACCACGTGCCACCAGAGCACaggactaatgtttgctgaCAATGGGCCCCTGTACACCTGTATGTAATATTGCAATAAAGAAATCTGCCATTTCCAGCTATGATAATCCTGATGCCCTCGTCTATCTCAAACAGCTGCATCCATCACTGTGATGAAAGCACAGTGTGAATTATTGATCTTGAGTAACTGATGAAAGCCTCTAAGCCAGCTGTGTTAACATTAGACAGTTTTACTAAAGCTCTTTCAGACAGCTTTAATGTGGATCTTTGGTTAGAATTTACTAAGCTTCACTGACGCCCTTGACAATTTACACGATTGtttttactaaaatattttGCTGGCGATTTGATGATACAGCAGAGACAAACTGTGAGGTTTAGACGCTTTGTCCCTAAAACAATGCTACAGATCGGTTTAGATGATTGTCCATTGATGTGACAAACAAATTCTCATGTACAGAATGTCATtactacaaagaaaaaaaaaacaacactaacaaaaaaacaaaacaaaacaaaaaacaaattcttGTATTTTCTACACCCGGGACCCGTGGATCTGGAAAAgctgtgaaaagaaagaaacagactttAATAAGTACAGATCTTTTCCTATATTTTCCATCTATTAATCATTTTCCACAATCTAAGCTGTTGATGATAGTGATGGGGATGAAAATGGTAACAGAATGAGAGCAAAGTAACTAGTGTCATGCATAATACACACTCATATCTTGATCACTTACTCTGAGTCTTTCAATGTGTGTCCCCTTTGACAttacttttactatttatttattttttttacgtttaaatgtttattttgtggtGGGTGTAACTGTGTATGATTCTACATCCAGACTCTAAGAATACACAAACTGGGAAGGACATCTAACAATACTGCTGCACTGAAAGGTCGGGGATATTTCATGTCACAGCACTGGTAATGAGACCCTGTAGAGACACAGCACTCAATCAATATCTTTGTGGCTCCATCGGGTCACTGTGGACCAGACTGAGCTTTGTGTATTcatacagatacacaaacatCACAAGGAGGTAGtaactacattaaacacacGAGCACAGACTAATGTTTGCTGACAATGAGGTTCTGTGTGTAGATATTCAGAtggaaaaaaactaacaaacaaacaaaatacagctgTTTCTAGCTACAACAGCACATCTTCACCGTATTTTTGATCAATGTGACACTATTAAATTAGCTTCTCTTtcaaaaacaattacattttgaaGTGACCTCAAACTTTTTAAAGctatacttttttttccaaatcacAGCCTCACAAAACATCAATGTCACGTTAAATAATTTTGCATTTGCCACTGTTTCACAAACAGAAAGTTAATGTGTGATGTATTATGTTGATGCAACAATGGTTtgtatcaaatcaaatcaaattaactGATTGTGGGCTGTGTAAATTGAAACTGAATCAGGAAGCGTTTTCATCATCTACTGGGTTCTACTCAATGCAGTTTAGTGAAACACCCAGATCTCTGCAgacattacacacatacactaactaACTCTACCAACACATCTACCACACAGTTCCTCACCCATTCCCGCCTCTCTTTGGAACAAAGAAACATGACTCCCTCATTCTCTAAGCCACTCATTTGGTGTGgtatctctccctccctcttcctcttcctcctcatccttcgctgcttcctcctcctgcatCTCCGCCAGCTTCATTCAGCATGAAGGACGGAggggaaaacacaaaagaaaaaaaaacaaaacaaaacaagacacaaaacaacaaaaataatgaacacGCTGATGAGCGTCAGTGAGTGAATAGTGAGAAGCTGAGAAGtaaatacagagacagatatataactatatatccATATAAAAGAGAGAGATCGAGAAAGAGAAAAGACGGTTAGAGGACAGCAAAGAAAGGGAAAATCAATAACAGAACAATagcaggagacagagggagagcgTGTGAAACGATGGAGTGAATGCATTTGTGAATGACATTTTGAGGCGAGTGACATTTGGAGCTTTCAGTGGAGAGCACAGGATCAAAGCACATTCAGCATCCGCTTCAATGAGAGGACATATCCCGTTCTCTTTCACACGtaccacaacaaaaacacaatcaaaagaGGAAAGGACCTCACACGGACACAGAGTTGCAGCTCAAGCATTTAGATTCTTATAaaattgtgtgtatgtttgcgaGGAAAACTGTTATACCTTCGTTTTGTGGCTCTGCTCTGTACCCAACCCAGACCCAGGAGTGTGCAGCTCTTTAGATACCACACCAGAAACTCAGCCTGGTCTTCTGTTCCATAGCTGTATGAGGAGCCAATGTTCACCAtctagaaaaagagagacacagatacgGAGAGATCcacagaggagaggggggaCAGAAAGAGAGTCGGTGTCAGGAAGAATTAAAGAATACGGCAGGGAAAACTGAgacagcaagagaaaaagagagccAAGATCCACACTGAAGCCAGGACAGATTCTTGTGCTCATGcatggtgggggtggggtggggaggACTGGACAGCCTGTTGTTACACACTCAGTGGTGGACTCAACAAGAAGCATCTTTACTTTGGGTGCAGCAATACAGTCAGCCAGCTTCTGCAGGAAACAGTGTGCAAGTCAGAGCTGTGCAGCATGCAGCAAGCTTGGTGCCAAAGCAGTGGGCCAGGGAGGTCTAAACGTGATTTCTAGACACAGTGTGGGTAGGCTGACCTATTACCACGCCACTAGGCTCTAAGTGTCACTCGTAAAGTGACAGTAGTAAAGAGGCTATACCTTTATCTTCAAAGATAATGTTGTTaacacttttttccttttactgacATAACAGTGACatatttttagtatttacaATGTGAGCAATATACAGTACTGCACGGTAATTAATAGCATTCAGGTAATGTCGTACTGACCTGTCGCTTCAGCTAAATTATAATGTAAGcaaaaacatccaaataaaGGCCGTGAAAGCATGCATATAGTAAATAAGTCAGAGAATGGTTCTCCAACACCTTCAGGTTTTGAAATTAAATACAAGAGacaaccttttttaaaaaaaacagtaaaagcacaaaatggTGTGACTATTCGAAGGCCAAACCCTTAGGCTACAACTGTGCTCTGCCATTAAATAATATCGACCCTGTCTGGCAGGATGCAGCTCCTGCAGTGGCAGGTCATCTTTATGTATTTGGAGGTGTAACGGACAAAATTAGACCTAGTGGGTCTACCGGCTCACTAAATTAAAGTGCTCCTTCAGGTTGATACATTGAGATCTATACTATTTCCTAAGCTCTTATTGGGATTGCAGATAGCAGGGCTCAGATCAGTGACAGGGGGTCAGGCCAAGGGTCAAGATTGAAGGGTCAGCAGCAGCGTGAGTCCAACCCACAGTCCAGAGCAGTCCGGTGCGGGGCTTTCTGCAGGAGCGCACGCTGACCTGCTCAAACTTCCAGCCGTCCGACATTGTGGAGACCATCTGGgtcagctcctcctcctggcACTGCAACACTCGGTAGACATGCTTGGGGGGCACCTGCTGGGGAAAGGGAGTAAAGGAGGGGTGAAGACACAGCAGATACATGAAAAGAAAGGTCAtctttagagagagagagacagagagaggaaaaccaATGATTGGGTGCTAATCAATAACATAACAAGTAGAAATAATAAACTAAGAATCTATCTaatcaaaaactaaatcataaaTGTGCTTATATGTTGCAGTTTGATATCATACTGCATAACTCATAACCAGTGGTTCATATCATGACATTGTGTGTAGGACAGCaatcaaaaaaacacaagtaaagTTACCCGCATGTCTATTTCACACATTTTGCACAATATTTAACCTGAGGCAAATGATAGCATAAAGCCGTACCAATGTGGAATGCACATGTAAAGAAGTGGGTGTATGTTTGAGAAGGCAGAGGGATTATGTAAGAGTGAGAGCAACCATCTcgagaaaaagaagagaaagccGGTGttgctgaagaagaagaagaagaaaataatggaAGATGCCTCCGCCGAACATACTGGACGGAGACGACGGTAGGTGNNNNNNNNNNNNNNNNNNNNNNNNNAAAGtggaggggaggaaaaaactAAGATGTAGGTTAAAAACAAGCTTTAGTAATTATAGTATGTAGGACTGAGTGTAGTCTGTTGATAGATAGCAGAGTGCATCGATCCCCTTGTGTGCACCGTATGCTGATGCTACAGGCCCGGCCCCTCCTCAGTTTGTTCCCCACCTCCCAATCCAGACTTTTCTAGACACGCCTCTGACTTTAAATGGAGCTCTTGTTGACAAACGGCACTTTTCCTTCATTGCTATGAAAGTATGTTGTGTGGATCAGTTAAGGTTTGTGCTAAAAGGTGATTGTTACTTGCTAGCTAACATATATGCTGTAGTTATTTCATGTGATCCATGTTTCCACTGTGGTTATTAGGCCTTTATTCACAGATTCTCGTGCGTGGTCATCAAACTCGCTTTGgttgaatgttttaaatgttttctgcaaAGTGGAGGCGCTATTAAGAAGAGGTTATCTGTTTCTTGTCAGGCCCTGTATATTTAAACAAGGTGCGTCTTGATATGTCACAGCAGATTTACCTAACCATATACGTGAacctctttttttgtgttacagACACTGATAAGGAAAAGCTGTGTCTGGGAGATAGTGTTGACCTGGGCGTGGGAGGCAGTGATATGGGTCCTTCAGCCGCCTTGACCCCTGCTATCTGGGAAAAGACTATTCCTTATGATGGTGAGAATTTCCACCTGGAGTACATGGATCTGGAGGAGTTCCTTATGGAGAATGGTATCCCTGCCTCACCTATTGAGGACTGCCTTAAGAGCAGCACAGAAGGAGACGCCAAGAAGACGGAGAAACCTAAGACCGCCAAGCCAACAGGAGTGTCTCCAGTCTCTCTGCTGTCTATTCAGG from the Anabas testudineus chromosome 19, fAnaTes1.2, whole genome shotgun sequence genome contains:
- the LOC113156611 gene encoding BTB/POZ domain-containing protein KCTD17-like, which codes for MTFLFMYLLCLHPSFTPFPQQVPPKHVYRVLQCQEEELTQMVSTMSDGWKFEQVSVRSCRKPRTGLLWTMVNIGSSYSYGTEDQAEFLVWYLKSCTLLGLGWVQSRATKRSWRRCRRRKQRRMRRKRKREGEIPHQMSGLENEGVMFLCSKERREWLFQIHGSRV